Proteins from one Leptonema illini DSM 21528 genomic window:
- a CDS encoding SGNH/GDSL hydrolase family protein, whose translation MRKLCLLALLAVLAQPVAAQSLSDLFRKPGVIGDSLSQGFYGVTVEKKTQDWAYPVIVSKQANSSLSYNTLKGPFANLEDVLKGDCGVFCLAASIIGGNDTTVSTPTHAGITGADYSDVLRKSGKCEDITARKMEKEWYWKTWYWYTYRWVEVADCQSPDKFHQLGLRDSGTQMQIMEKVQPSFVFASAGANHVLCTALSTSLDCLDEARFKRDVREVMTRFSRIGTIKGGVIFTVPNVTAIGFLETYRDPQNRAGYSGLKAFFRNSVSATSQVLDAGEVAQIKTFLTMVNNELRNQAAARNYALTDAEVIFDDIKENGRPIVASNGWSPGNAGANWPLPGKPGIFGLDGVHPNRYGHAVFANELIQSINGKYGVQIPKVSEYTAWYYDSLNRNPVDLKKFLTETLLGQAISWIISIFA comes from the coding sequence ATGCGAAAACTATGCCTTCTTGCGCTTCTGGCTGTGCTTGCCCAGCCCGTGGCCGCTCAATCGCTTTCCGATCTTTTCCGTAAACCGGGCGTGATCGGCGATTCCCTTTCTCAGGGATTCTACGGCGTTACAGTAGAAAAAAAGACCCAGGACTGGGCCTATCCCGTTATCGTATCGAAACAGGCCAACAGTTCGCTGTCCTATAACACGCTGAAAGGTCCGTTTGCAAACCTTGAAGACGTCTTGAAAGGCGATTGCGGCGTGTTCTGTCTGGCCGCCTCCATTATCGGCGGCAATGACACGACCGTCTCTACGCCCACACATGCCGGTATCACAGGCGCCGATTATTCCGACGTGCTGCGCAAAAGCGGCAAATGCGAAGACATCACGGCCCGCAAAATGGAAAAAGAGTGGTACTGGAAGACCTGGTACTGGTACACCTACCGCTGGGTAGAGGTCGCCGATTGCCAGTCTCCCGACAAATTCCATCAGCTTGGCCTGCGCGACTCGGGCACACAGATGCAGATCATGGAGAAGGTGCAGCCTTCATTCGTCTTCGCATCGGCCGGAGCCAACCACGTGCTCTGCACCGCCCTGTCCACAAGCCTCGACTGCCTTGACGAAGCCCGCTTCAAGCGTGACGTTCGCGAGGTCATGACGCGCTTCTCGCGCATCGGCACCATTAAAGGCGGCGTGATCTTCACCGTTCCGAACGTAACGGCCATCGGGTTCCTCGAAACCTATCGCGACCCGCAGAACCGCGCCGGCTACAGCGGACTGAAGGCCTTCTTCCGCAACTCCGTATCTGCAACCTCTCAGGTACTCGATGCAGGCGAGGTAGCGCAGATCAAGACCTTCCTTACTATGGTCAATAACGAGCTGCGCAATCAGGCGGCGGCCCGTAACTATGCTCTGACAGACGCTGAAGTGATCTTCGACGACATCAAAGAAAACGGTCGTCCGATCGTCGCTTCAAACGGCTGGAGCCCGGGCAACGCCGGCGCCAACTGGCCGCTTCCAGGCAAGCCGGGTATCTTCGGTCTTGACGGCGTGCATCCGAACCGCTACGGCCATGCCGTATTCGCCAACGAATTGATCCAGTCGATCAACGGCAAGTACGGCGTGCAGATCCCGAAAGTTTCGGAGTACACGGCATGGTATTACGATTCGCTGAACCGTAATCCCGTCGACCTCAAGAAATTCCTTACCGAAACGCTTCTCGGCCAGGCGATCTCCTGGATCATCAGCATCTTCGCCTGA
- a CDS encoding hybrid sensor histidine kinase/response regulator — MPAHILIVEDSSVDLEYLSNLVTELGYTFDSARTVSEALERLKQERYHILLADLGLPDGDGETLIDMIERERMLTIPVIVSGHLDVDRIIRLLRFNRASDYLIKPIGLKRLETVLEEAYEAHQKRKKVVEFSKDETELYRQAIQIFDWKQEIKSHMLEFVASNMIHQMNLGLFQGEGLGGLMSAISMFLYEKRDADGSIRVSSDLADLLKDGFESMQGLIQSLQQAQTILQTTVLPLHAVSLGDIHGMTVDLVASLKDDLRRKSQRIIVSDLQFEPGVVRIHKESLHKAANELLVNAMKYAPAQSEIYVLVMVKDRHLEWKVLNAEPADMDPSRRITGNLEYLVFEPFFRLNTTVDEGYASEQFPLGLGLTVVKKCIELCGGTIFVNRVESHINGNRSAEVCFTVRLPIGES; from the coding sequence ATGCCCGCTCATATCCTAATCGTTGAAGACAGCTCTGTCGATCTCGAATACCTCTCTAACCTCGTTACCGAACTCGGATACACCTTTGACAGCGCCCGTACGGTGAGCGAGGCCCTCGAACGTCTGAAACAGGAACGCTACCATATTCTCCTGGCCGATCTGGGCCTTCCCGACGGCGACGGTGAAACGCTCATTGATATGATTGAACGTGAACGAATGTTGACCATTCCCGTCATCGTGTCAGGACATCTCGATGTCGATCGCATCATCCGTTTGTTACGTTTCAATCGCGCATCGGATTATCTGATCAAGCCGATCGGCCTCAAACGGTTGGAGACCGTTCTCGAAGAGGCCTACGAGGCGCATCAGAAGCGCAAGAAGGTCGTCGAATTCTCAAAGGATGAAACGGAGCTTTACAGGCAGGCCATTCAGATTTTCGACTGGAAGCAGGAGATTAAAAGCCACATGCTGGAGTTTGTCGCCAGCAACATGATTCATCAGATGAATCTGGGCCTCTTTCAGGGGGAGGGGCTGGGCGGATTGATGAGCGCCATCTCTATGTTCTTATATGAAAAGCGAGATGCCGACGGCAGTATCAGAGTCTCCTCTGACCTTGCCGATCTTCTGAAAGACGGCTTTGAAAGCATGCAGGGCCTGATCCAGAGTTTACAGCAGGCACAGACGATTCTGCAGACCACCGTTCTTCCGTTACATGCGGTCTCGCTTGGCGACATTCACGGCATGACCGTCGATCTGGTCGCATCGTTGAAAGATGATCTGCGCAGAAAGTCTCAGCGCATCATCGTATCAGATCTACAGTTTGAGCCGGGCGTGGTGCGTATACACAAAGAATCGCTTCATAAGGCGGCGAACGAGCTTCTTGTGAATGCGATGAAGTATGCACCGGCACAGAGCGAGATCTACGTTCTTGTTATGGTTAAGGATCGTCATCTTGAATGGAAGGTTCTCAATGCAGAACCGGCCGATATGGATCCCTCCCGTCGCATTACGGGGAATCTGGAGTATCTTGTATTCGAACCTTTCTTTCGCCTGAATACTACGGTAGATGAAGGCTATGCGTCCGAGCAGTTTCCGCTCGGTCTTGGATTGACTGTCGTGAAAAAGTGCATCGAGCTCTGCGGCGGCACCATCTTTGTAAACAGAGTGGAAAGCCATATCAATGGCAATCGTTCGGCGGAGGTCTGCTTCACCGTAAGGCTGCCCATCGGCGAATCATGA